GATCTGGCTGACCGGCTACGTCCTCGGCCGTCGCGGCGAAGCGACCGCCAAGCGCGAGATCTACGTCCAGCTCGCCGGCCTCCGTCCGGCGGCGGCCGCCCCCGCCCCGAGACGGGCCCGTGGCACCGGCTCCTATGCTGCACGGCGTGACCAAGGTGACGGCGGAGCAGCTCGCGACCGCTCGGGGCTGTGTGCTCGGGCTGATGCTCGGTGACGCGATCGGCGCGACGGGCGGCACGGTGCCGGCGTCCGGGCCGTTGCCCGCGACCGCCGCCGGGCAGCTCGCCTGCTTCACCGTCGACGGCCTGATCCGCGCCCACGTCCGGCAGCGGCACCGGGGCATCTGTCACCCGCCGAGCATGGTGTGGGAGTCGTACCGGAGTTGGGCAACGATCCAGGGCGTCCCCGGCTTCACGGCCGGCGGCGAGGGCCACCGGCCGGGAGGCTGGCTGGCGAAGGTGCCGGTGCTGGCGGAGCGGCGCGGATCGGCGCCGGCGACCGTGGCGGCACTCCAGCGGCGCAAGATCGGCACGATCGACGAGCCCAACGGCACGAGCACCGGGGCGCACGCGCTCACCCGCACCCTGCCGGTCAGCCTCTACCCGTGCGACCCGGCGGAGATGGCCGCCCTTACGCACGCCGGTGACGCTGTGGCCGCCGCCGGGCTGGGTGGTGCGGTGGTCCGTCTCCTCGCCGCAGGACGTCCGCTCATCGAGGCCCTGGAGAGCGTGGCGGCGGACCCGGCAGGCTTCGCCGAGGCGTCGCAGCGGTCCCTGGTTCCGGCCCTGGCCGCCGCCCAGTCGGGTGCGCCGTCGACGGGCGAGCTGACCCGGCTCGCTCCCGATGCCAGGGCGGTTTCCGCGCTGGCGGGTGGCATCTACGCCGTCGCCTGCCTCCCGGGGCGGGAAACGGTACGCGAGGCGCTCCTCTTCGCCGCCTCGGCCGGCGACGGCGGCCACGCCGTGACGGTGGCCGGCGCCCTACTGGGCACGGCACACGGGCCGGACGCGCTCCCGGTGGACTGGCTGTCCCGGCTGGAGTTGGCGTGGACGGCCGACACGCTGGCCCGCGACCTCGTCACCGAGCTGCACGACAGCCCTTCGGGAGGCGAGTACTTCCCCCCGACCGATCCTCACTGGAGGACCCGCTACCCCGGCTGACGCCAACAGCGAAGCGCCGCCACCGCTCGCTGCGCCACGGCGCCTGCACCCACGCCAGCGCCTCCCGCTCGTGCGTGAACCGCGACGGCTGAGCCTCCTCCACCGCCCCGCCGTCGGCCATGGGAACTCGACGGGTCCGGGGTTTGACCCTCGAGTCGGTCGAGCCCCGAGCATGGGCCGCGAAGACCCGGCGGCCGGCCGGCGGGTCCCCGACCGCGAGGAGCACAGTGGACACGAACGACGGCGACGACGTCATGGCGCACATCGGCCGCGCCCTGGAACTGGGTGGAGCTGGCGACCGGGCCGCCGCACGCGAGGCCCTCATCCAGCTCTGGGACCGGGTCGGCGGCACCGGGGACGCCCTGCACCGCTGCACCATCGCGCACCACCTGGCCGACCTCCAGGAATCGGTCGCGGACGAGGTGGCGTGGGACCGCCGCGCGCTGGCCGCCGTCGCCGAGCTCAGCGACGAGCGCGTCCAGCGGCACGACGCTTCGCTGCGGGTACGCGCCCTCCTGCCGTCCCTGCACCTCAACCTCGCTGACGGGTACCGCCGCGCCGGCGACCCCGCCCGCGCCCGGGAGCACCTGGCGGTCGCGGCGCCCCTCGCCGCCGAGTTGCCGGACGACGGGTACGGCACGATGATCCGCGAGGCGATCGCGCGGGTGGGCGCCCTCCTCGACGCCGGGTCCCGGGAACCCCTCGCCGCACCGTGACACCGCGTCGCCCCGGCCTGGGTCGGCGGCGCGTCACCGGCGCGAGCGACGGCCGCTCAGGTCCGGCAACGGTGTCCGGAACCCGAGCGGGACGCGTCGGCAGGGTCCGTCAGCTCGGGACGTCGCGGCGGCGGAAGCCGGCCGTCCCGACCACCAGGAGCGCGGCTCCCACCCCCGTCAGCACGACGAGCGGCAGCGCCGCCGGGTCGACCGCCGGGGCCGACGGCACGTGGGTGTACGGCGACAGGTTCAGCGCCGCCTGCGGCAGGTCGAGCACCGCGCCCAGCTGCCCGAGCAGCAGGAACGCGATCATCGCCGCCCAGGACAGCGCCACCGACCAGCGGGGCAGCAGACCGAACAGCGCCGTCACCACCCCGGCGACCACCAGCAGGGCCGGCAGCCGTACCAGCGCCGCCCCGCCCAGCTCGACGGCCCGGCCGAGGGGGTCGCCGGCGACGAGGCCGTAGCCGAGGCCGGTGGTGAGCCCGCCCAGCAGCACCAGGGCGAGCGCGCCGAGCGTCGCCGCGACCACCTGCGTGGTCAGCCAGCGGGTGCGGCCGACCGCCGTGGCCAGCACCGCCTCCAGCGGCCCGTCGGTCTCGTCGCCGCGCGTGCGCAGCAGCGCCTGCACGACGTACGCCCCGATGGTCAGCGCGAACAGCCCCAGCATCGCCGCCAGGTACGCGTCGATCAGCCGCGCGCCGCCGCCCATGGCGCTGATCGCCTCGGCGGCGGCCGGGTTCTCCTCGATCATGGCGTTGAACTCGTCGCCGGCGATGCCCATCGAGAACCCGAGCACCGCCACCCCGACCGCCCAGCCGAGCAGCGTGCCGCGCTGCAACCGCCAGGCCAGTCCGGCGGGGCTGAGCAGCCCGGGTGCGGCCGTGGCCGGTCCGCGCCGGGGCGCGACGAGCCCGGCGCCGATGTCCCGCCGCTCGGCGAGGGCGTAGGCCACCACCACCCCGGCGACCAGCAGCGCGACGGGCAGCGCCAGCACCCACCAGCGTTCGCCGCCGAAGGCGCGCACCTGGTTGCCCCAGCCGAGCGGCGAGAGCCAGGACGGCCAGGCGCTGTCCACCCGCAGCCCGCCGTCGGTCTGCTCGCCCAGCACGTCTCCGGCCGCGCGGAGCAGGAAGGCGATGCCGACGGCGGCGGCGGCGAGCGCGTTGGCGCACCGGGAGGTGACCGACAGTTGGGCGGTGACGGCGGCGACGCCGGTGAACGCCACCCCGACGCCACCGACCGCGGCGGCCGCGGCGACGGACCCGGCGAGCGGCAGTCCGGCGCCGGCCAGGGCGGCGGCGAGCAGGGCGGTGGCGGCCACGTTCGCCGCGACGACCACCAGCAGGGCGGCGGTGAGCAGCGCGTACCGGCCGACGACGGAGGCGCCGAGCAGCTCCGCCCGGCCGGTCTCCTCGTTCTGCCGGGTGTGCCGGACCACCGCGAAGGTGCTCAGCAGCGCGGCGAGCAGGGCGAGCGTCACGTACGTCTCGGCGACCACCACCGCGCCGAGGTCGGTGCCGGCGATCGGCCCGTTGAACGCGCGGGCGACGAGGCTGGACGCCGACGTGCTGGCGTAACCGACCCGGGACGCCTCGTCCGGGTAGAACTCCTTGACGCTGCCGGCGAGGGCGTAGCCGAGCAGGGGCGTGCCGAGCACCCAGATCGCCAGCCGGACCCGGTCGCGGCGCAGCACGAGGCGGGCGAGCCGCCCGGTGCCGGTGAACGCGCTCACCGGGCACCCGCCGGCCGCTCGGCGCCCGGGCTGCGGCCGTCGGTGGGACCCGCCACCGGCGCGGAGGGCCCGGCAACGGCGGCGCGTTCGTCGCCGTAGTGGCGCAGGAACAGCTCCTCCAGGGTGGGCGGGGCGCTGGTCAGCGCGCGGACACCGAAGCGCACGAGGTGCCCGAGCAGCTCGTCGAGGTGGGCGGGCTCGACCTCCAGGTGGGTGCGCCCGTCGACCTCGCGCACCTCGTGGACGCCGGGCAGGGCGTCCAGGCCGGTCGCCGGCCGCGCCGTCTCGACCGTCACGGCCGTACGGGTGAGGTGGCGCAGCTCGGTCAGGGTGCCGGACTCGACCGTGCGGCCCTCGCGGATGATGCTGACCCGGTCGCAGAGCGCCTCGACCTCGGCCAGCACGTGGCTGGAGAGCAGGACGGTGGCGCCGTCGCGCTTGAGCTGGCGGACCTCGTCCTGGAACACGGCCTCCATCAGCGGGTCGAGCCCCGAGGTCGGCTCGTCGAGCACGTAGAGCTCGACGTCCGAGGCGAAGGCCGCGACGATGGCGACCTTCTGCCGGTTGCCCTTCGAATAGGTGCGGCACTTGCGCGTCGGGTCGAGGTCGAAGCGCTCCAGCAGGTCGTCGCGGCGGCGCCGGTCGAGGCCGCCGCGCAGCTGGCCGAACAGGTCGATCGCCTCGCCGCCGGAGAGGTTCGGCCACAGGTTCACGTCGCCGGGCACGTACGCCAGGCGGCGGTGCAGGGCCACCGCGTCGCGCCACGGGTCGGCGTCGAAGACCCGTACGTCGCCCGCGTCGCGGCGCAGCAGGCCGAGCAGGATGCGGATGGTGGTGGACTTGCCGGAGCCGTTGGGGCCGAGGAAGCCGTGCACCTCCCCCGCCCCGACCTTCAGGTCGAGCCCGTCGAGCGCGCGGACGCTGCCGAACGTCTTGACCAGGTCGTCGATGGAGATGACGGGCATTACCCCTCCTGCCGCTGGCGGTGCCGACGACCCCACTGTACTGACCGGTGGTCAGTCGAATCAACAGTGTCGCCTGCCACCGGTCAGGCGCGGCTAGGCTTGCCGCCATGACCGTCGAGGCGCCCGACGACACGCGTACCCGGATCCTGCGCGCCGCGCTCGACCTGTTCGCCGAGCACGGCTACCAGCGCACCTCGCTGCGCCAGATCGCCGAACGGCTGCGGCTGACCAAGGCCGCCATCCTCTACCACTTCCCCGCCAAGGAGCACCTGCTCGCGGCCCTGGTCGAGCCGCTGGTCGCCGACCTGGAGGCGCTGCTCGACGCGGCCGAGGCAGGGCCGGCCGAGCGGGCCCGCTGGACGGTGCTGGAGGGCTGGGTGGACACCATCCTGGGCCACCGCCGCCCGCTCGGCATGCTCTTCCACGACATCGCGCTCGTCGGGCGGGGCGACACCTACCACCGCCTGATGCGGATCGCGATGCGGGCCAACGACCTGATCGCCGGGGTGGACGCGGGGCGCCGGGAGCGGGTCCGGGCGGTGCAGGCTGTCGCCGCGTGCAGCGACCCGGTCGTCTTCTTCACCGACATTCCGGTCGAGGTGCTGCGGGCCGACATGCTCGACGGCGCACGCCGGCTGCTCGGCGACCCGGGCGAGCCCCGCCCGGACGGCGACGCGGGCGCGGCGGCGGTTCGGCGGCGGCCCGGGCGACCACGGGCGATGAGCCCGGAGCAGGTCGAGAAGGCCCGGCGGATGCACGCCGGGGGCGGACACTCGGCGGACGAGATCGCCGCCGCGCTCGGGGTCTCGCGGGCCACCCTCTACCGCCACCTCGACCCGGCCGGCGCGGAATAATGAGACGGATATTGCGACGTTTTTGAGACGGCGGCGGTGCCCCGTCAGGCGGCGAGGGTGGCGTAGCGGCCGGCGCGCTCCAGCAGGCCGTCGTGGCTGCCGGACTCGACGATCCGGCCGTGGTCGAGTACGGCGATCCGGTCCGCGTCGCGCACCGTGGAGAGCCGGTGCGCGATGGTGATGGTGGTACGACCCCGGGCCACCTCGTCGAACGCCCGCTGCACGGCGCGCTCGGTCTCGGTGTCCAGTGCGCTCGTGGCCTCGTCGAGGATCAGGATGCGCGGGTCGCGCAGCAGCGTACGGGCGATCGCGAGGCGCTGCTTCTCGCCGCCGGAGAAGCGGTGTCCCCGCGAGCCGACGACGGTGTCGTACCCGTCGGGCAGCCCGGCGATCAGGTCGTGGATCTGGGCGGCCCGGGCGGCGGCCTCGATCTCGGCGTCGGTGGCGTCCGGACGGGCGTAGCGCAGGTTCTCCCGCACGGTGGTGTGCAGCAGGTACGTCTCCTGGCTGACCACGCCGACGATCGCGGCGAGGTCGGCCAGGCGCAGGTCGCGCAGGTCGACGCCGTCGACGGTGATCCGGCCGCTCGTCGGGTCGTGCAGCCGGCTGACCAGCGCGGCCAGGGTGCTCTTGCCGGAGCCGGTCTCGCCGACCAGGGCCAGGCCGGTGCCGGCCGGCACGTCGAGGGTGATCCCGGCGACGGCGGCGGTGTCGCTGCCCGGATAGCGGAAGGTGACGTCGGCCAGGCGCAGCTCGCCCCGGATCCGGCGCGGGTCGACGTCGACCGGCTCGGCGGGGTCGTCCACCTCGACCGGGAGGTCCAGGTACTCGAAGATCCGGGCGAACAGCGCCAGCGAGGCGGTCACCGAGACGCCCACGTTGAGCAGGCCCATCAGGGGGCGGAACAGCCCGCCCTGCAACGCGGTGAAGGCGACCAGGGTGCCGATGCTGAGCGTGCCGGCGGCGCCGGGCAGGCCGGCGCTGAGGTAGATGACCGCCGGGATGGCGGCGAAGACGACGCTCATGGTGGCCATCCGCCAGCGGCCGGCGAGTTCGGAACGCAGTTCCAGGTCGACCAGGCGGTCCGACGAGGCGGCGAAGCGCGCGGCCAGGGCGGGGCCGGTGCCGAGGGTCTTGGCCAGGTGCACGCCGCTGACCGACAACCCCTCCTCGACGGTGACGTTCAGGTCGGCGAGTTCGCGCTGGCGCTCGGCGGTGATCTCGCGGCGCAGCTGGGCGACCCGGCGGGTCAGCCAGACGGCCGGCGGCAGCACGACGAGGGAGACCAGGGAGAGCCGCCAGGAGAGCGCGACCATCGCCGCCGCCGTGGCGACCACGGTGGTCAGGTTGGCCGCGATCGAGGTGGCGGTCGAGGTGACGACGCTCTGCATGCCGCCGATGTCGTTGGTGATGCGGGACTGCACCTCGCCGGTGCGGGTGCGGGTGAAGAACGACAGTGACTGCCGTTGCAGGTGGGTGAAGACGTCGGTGCGCAGCCGGTGCATGACCTGCTGGCCGACCCGGGTGGAGATCCAGGTCTGCGCCACGCCGAGCACCGAGGTCATGGCGGCGACGGCGACCATGCCGGCGACCAGCGCGACGAGCAGGGCCAGGTCGCGCTCCGGCAGGGCCCGGTCGATCACGGCGCGCAGCAGGAAGGGCGAGGCCATGGCGAGCACCGAGGAGACCACGATGATCGCGGTGACGGTGGCGAGCGCGGCCCGGTGCCTGGCGAACAGGGCGCCGATGCGCCGCAGGGACACCTGGCGGGCCTGTGCCTTCTCTGCGGCGCTGACCTTGCGGGGGCCGCGGTCGCGGCCGGAGGGGACGGGTTCCAATGGATACTTCCTCACGTCGGATATGCTGAGGTTACCTCAACATGAGGAAGCAACAGCTTCCGCTGCTACGGTATTCCCCGTGACGGCAGACACCGACAGCACCGAGGACGGCCTGGCCGAGGCGTTCCGGGCGGTGACCCGGCGGCTGCGCCACCGCACCGGCGAGGCGCTCGCGCCCTGGGACGTGACCCCCGGCCAGTCCCGGGCCCTCGGCGTGCTGCTCCGGCACGGCGCGTTGCGGCTCAGCGCGCTCGCCGAGCACCTGCGCATCGCCCCGCGCTCCGCCACCGAGGTCGTGGACGACCTCGAGGCGCGCGGGCTCGTGCGGCGCCGGCCCGATCCGGCGGACCGACGCGCCACCCTGGTCACGCCGACCGAGGAGGGCACGCGCGCCGGCGCCGCCATCCACGCCGCCCGCCGGGCCGCCGCCGAGGAGCTGTTCGGCCGCCTCGCACCCGCCGACCGGGACCAGCTCGCCCGCATCCTGCGTACGCTGCGCGACTGACCGGCCGCCCACCGCCCGGCGCCCGCCGACGCCCCGCGACCCGGGCACCGCCCGGGTTTGCCGCTCCCGGCGGCGGGTAGCCCAGCCACCCGTCCTGCCGACGGGACCGGGCCCCCGCGAGCGGGCGGCCCGGCACACCTGCGACGCCCGACAGGAGTGATCACGGTGGGTCGGATGCCCGGCAAGCCCGGTGACCGCTGACCATGTGCGGCATCAGCGGCGAGGCGAGGTTCGACGGATCGACGCCGGACGCCGACGCGGTGACCCGGATGACCGAGGCGATGCGGTCCCGGGGCCCCGACGGCGAGGGCCTCTTCGACGACGGCTGGGTGACCCTCGGGCACCGCCGGCTCACCGTCATCGACCTCACCGAGGCCGGCTCCCAGCCCATGGTCCGCGACGACCTGGGGCTGGCGCTGGTCTTCAACGGCTGCGTCTACAACTACCCCCAGCTGCGCCAGGAACTGCGGGACGCCGGGCACACGTTCCACTCCACCAGCGACACCGAGGTAATCCTGGTGGCGTACGCGCAGTGGGGCGAGCACTTCGTCGACCACCTGGTCGGCATGTTCGCCGTCGTGCTGGTGGACCGCCGGCGGCGCCGGCTGGTGCTGGCCCGCGACCGGCTCGGGATCAAGCCGCTCTACCTCGCCGAGTCACCCGGCCGGCTGCGGTTCGCCTCCACGCTGCCGGCGCTGCTGGCCGCCGGCGACGTGGACACCACGATCGACCCGGTGGCGCTGCACCACTACCTTTCCTGGCACTCCATCGTGCCGGCGCCCCGCACCGTCCTGCGCGGCATCCGCAAGCTCCCCCCGGCGACCGTGCGCGTCGTCGAGGCCGACGGGCGCAGCCGCCAGCACGTGTACTGGCGGCCCGACTACGCCCGGGACCCCGCCCACGCCGGCATGGACGCCGGGGACTGGCGGGCCGCCGTCGGGGAGGCGTTGCGTGAAGCCGTACGCCGGCGGCTCGTCGCCGACGTGCCCGTCGGCGTGCTGCTCTCCGGCGGCCTGGACTCCAGCATGATCGTGGCGCTGCTCGCCGAGGCCGGGCAGCAGCACCTGCGGACCTTCAGCATCGGCTTCGACAGCCGGGACGGCGAGGCCGGCGACGAGTTCCACTACTCCGACCTGGTCGCCCGCGCCTTCGGCACCGACCACCACCGCATCCGGCTCGCCGACGACGACCTGGTCCCGGCGGTACGCCGCACCGTCCACGCCATGACCGAGCCGATGGGCAGCCACGACGTGGTCGCCTTCCACCTGCTCTCGGAGCAGGTCGCCCGGCAGGTCAAGGTGGCCCAGTCCGGCCAGGGCGCCGACGAGGTCTTCGCCGGCTACGGCTACCACCAGCCCCTCGCGCGGGCGCCCCGCGACGGCGCGGCCGCGGCCTTCGCCGACGCGTTCTTCGACCGGGACCACGCCGAGCTGAGCCGGGTGGTCGACCCCGCGTACGCCTGCGACCGCGACGCCAGCCGCGAGCTGCTCGCGGCGGAGCTGGCCGCGCCGGGCGCGGAGACGGCGCTGGACGCGGTGCTGCGCCTGGACACGCACCTGATGCTCCCCGACGACCCGGTCAAGCGGGTGGACAGCATGAGCATGGCGTGGGGGCTGGAGGTGCGCACCCCGTTCCTGGACCAGGACCTGGTCACCCTGGCGGCGGCCTGCCCACCCGAGCACAAGGTGGCCGACGGCGGCAAGGGCGTGCTCAAGGAGGTGGCCCGCCAGGTGCTGCCCGCCGAGGTGGTCGACCGGCCGAAGGGCTACTTCCCGGTGCCGGCGCTGCGCAACGTCGACGGGCCGCTACGGCAACTCGTCACCGAGGCCCTCGCCGCGCCCGCCGCCCGCGAGCGCGGACTGTTCCGCCGCGAGTACGTCGACGAGCTGCTCGCCGAGCCGGACCGGGCGCAGGCCGCCGCCGGCAGCAACAAGCTGTGGCAGCTCGGCCTGCTGGAACTCTGGCTCCAGTCCCACGACATCCGCTGACCGGGCGCGGCGGGGCGCAGCCAGGGCATCCTGCCTGGCTGCGGATCAGGCGGCGCGAGTGAGACGGCGCGGGTCAGGCGGCGCTGGTCTCGGCGGCCAGGTGGTCCAGGACGGCGCGCACGTCGTCGCCGGTGCGGGCCATGACGCGGCGCTGCCGGGTGGCGCCGTTGCCGTCGCGGCGCAGGCGGACCAGCTGGTCGCGTACGTAGTCCAGGTC
The nucleotide sequence above comes from Micromonospora sp. M71_S20. Encoded proteins:
- a CDS encoding ABC transporter permease; this encodes MSAFTGTGRLARLVLRRDRVRLAIWVLGTPLLGYALAGSVKEFYPDEASRVGYASTSASSLVARAFNGPIAGTDLGAVVVAETYVTLALLAALLSTFAVVRHTRQNEETGRAELLGASVVGRYALLTAALLVVVAANVAATALLAAALAGAGLPLAGSVAAAAAVGGVGVAFTGVAAVTAQLSVTSRCANALAAAAVGIAFLLRAAGDVLGEQTDGGLRVDSAWPSWLSPLGWGNQVRAFGGERWWVLALPVALLVAGVVVAYALAERRDIGAGLVAPRRGPATAAPGLLSPAGLAWRLQRGTLLGWAVGVAVLGFSMGIAGDEFNAMIEENPAAAEAISAMGGGARLIDAYLAAMLGLFALTIGAYVVQALLRTRGDETDGPLEAVLATAVGRTRWLTTQVVAATLGALALVLLGGLTTGLGYGLVAGDPLGRAVELGGAALVRLPALLVVAGVVTALFGLLPRWSVALSWAAMIAFLLLGQLGAVLDLPQAALNLSPYTHVPSAPAVDPAALPLVVLTGVGAALLVVGTAGFRRRDVPS
- a CDS encoding ABC transporter ATP-binding protein, which translates into the protein MPVISIDDLVKTFGSVRALDGLDLKVGAGEVHGFLGPNGSGKSTTIRILLGLLRRDAGDVRVFDADPWRDAVALHRRLAYVPGDVNLWPNLSGGEAIDLFGQLRGGLDRRRRDDLLERFDLDPTRKCRTYSKGNRQKVAIVAAFASDVELYVLDEPTSGLDPLMEAVFQDEVRQLKRDGATVLLSSHVLAEVEALCDRVSIIREGRTVESGTLTELRHLTRTAVTVETARPATGLDALPGVHEVREVDGRTHLEVEPAHLDELLGHLVRFGVRALTSAPPTLEELFLRHYGDERAAVAGPSAPVAGPTDGRSPGAERPAGAR
- a CDS encoding ABC transporter ATP-binding protein, which codes for MEPVPSGRDRGPRKVSAAEKAQARQVSLRRIGALFARHRAALATVTAIIVVSSVLAMASPFLLRAVIDRALPERDLALLVALVAGMVAVAAMTSVLGVAQTWISTRVGQQVMHRLRTDVFTHLQRQSLSFFTRTRTGEVQSRITNDIGGMQSVVTSTATSIAANLTTVVATAAAMVALSWRLSLVSLVVLPPAVWLTRRVAQLRREITAERQRELADLNVTVEEGLSVSGVHLAKTLGTGPALAARFAASSDRLVDLELRSELAGRWRMATMSVVFAAIPAVIYLSAGLPGAAGTLSIGTLVAFTALQGGLFRPLMGLLNVGVSVTASLALFARIFEYLDLPVEVDDPAEPVDVDPRRIRGELRLADVTFRYPGSDTAAVAGITLDVPAGTGLALVGETGSGKSTLAALVSRLHDPTSGRITVDGVDLRDLRLADLAAIVGVVSQETYLLHTTVRENLRYARPDATDAEIEAAARAAQIHDLIAGLPDGYDTVVGSRGHRFSGGEKQRLAIARTLLRDPRILILDEATSALDTETERAVQRAFDEVARGRTTITIAHRLSTVRDADRIAVLDHGRIVESGSHDGLLERAGRYATLAA
- a CDS encoding MarR family winged helix-turn-helix transcriptional regulator, with amino-acid sequence MTADTDSTEDGLAEAFRAVTRRLRHRTGEALAPWDVTPGQSRALGVLLRHGALRLSALAEHLRIAPRSATEVVDDLEARGLVRRRPDPADRRATLVTPTEEGTRAGAAIHAARRAAAEELFGRLAPADRDQLARILRTLRD
- a CDS encoding N-acetylglutaminylglutamine amidotransferase, producing MCGISGEARFDGSTPDADAVTRMTEAMRSRGPDGEGLFDDGWVTLGHRRLTVIDLTEAGSQPMVRDDLGLALVFNGCVYNYPQLRQELRDAGHTFHSTSDTEVILVAYAQWGEHFVDHLVGMFAVVLVDRRRRRLVLARDRLGIKPLYLAESPGRLRFASTLPALLAAGDVDTTIDPVALHHYLSWHSIVPAPRTVLRGIRKLPPATVRVVEADGRSRQHVYWRPDYARDPAHAGMDAGDWRAAVGEALREAVRRRLVADVPVGVLLSGGLDSSMIVALLAEAGQQHLRTFSIGFDSRDGEAGDEFHYSDLVARAFGTDHHRIRLADDDLVPAVRRTVHAMTEPMGSHDVVAFHLLSEQVARQVKVAQSGQGADEVFAGYGYHQPLARAPRDGAAAAFADAFFDRDHAELSRVVDPAYACDRDASRELLAAELAAPGAETALDAVLRLDTHLMLPDDPVKRVDSMSMAWGLEVRTPFLDQDLVTLAAACPPEHKVADGGKGVLKEVARQVLPAEVVDRPKGYFPVPALRNVDGPLRQLVTEALAAPAARERGLFRREYVDELLAEPDRAQAAAGSNKLWQLGLLELWLQSHDIR
- a CDS encoding TetR family transcriptional regulator, encoding MTVEAPDDTRTRILRAALDLFAEHGYQRTSLRQIAERLRLTKAAILYHFPAKEHLLAALVEPLVADLEALLDAAEAGPAERARWTVLEGWVDTILGHRRPLGMLFHDIALVGRGDTYHRLMRIAMRANDLIAGVDAGRRERVRAVQAVAACSDPVVFFTDIPVEVLRADMLDGARRLLGDPGEPRPDGDAGAAAVRRRPGRPRAMSPEQVEKARRMHAGGGHSADEIAAALGVSRATLYRHLDPAGAE
- a CDS encoding ADP-ribosylglycohydrolase family protein, translating into MTKVTAEQLATARGCVLGLMLGDAIGATGGTVPASGPLPATAAGQLACFTVDGLIRAHVRQRHRGICHPPSMVWESYRSWATIQGVPGFTAGGEGHRPGGWLAKVPVLAERRGSAPATVAALQRRKIGTIDEPNGTSTGAHALTRTLPVSLYPCDPAEMAALTHAGDAVAAAGLGGAVVRLLAAGRPLIEALESVAADPAGFAEASQRSLVPALAAAQSGAPSTGELTRLAPDARAVSALAGGIYAVACLPGRETVREALLFAASAGDGGHAVTVAGALLGTAHGPDALPVDWLSRLELAWTADTLARDLVTELHDSPSGGEYFPPTDPHWRTRYPG